In Microcoleus sp. FACHB-672, one DNA window encodes the following:
- a CDS encoding alpha/beta fold hydrolase: protein MHGHPGSGPSMAVFTKHLSRRFQTVAPDLRGYGKSLASNDFDMTDHMLDLEALLDRLSIERCLVLGWSLGGILAIELALRLPARVTGLILVATAARPRGSHPPITWQDLLYTGVAGIVNRASPGWQWNIDTFGKRSLFRYLIQQHTATAYQHIADEGLPAYLQTSGAARRALEKALQSGYNRLDVLPQIQCPSLVLAAAADRHITPESSLETAQLLQNCQSHCYPNTAHLFPWEIPDQVLADIDGWMALHPQMVATDV, encoded by the coding sequence TTGCATGGCCATCCTGGTTCCGGCCCTAGTATGGCCGTTTTTACAAAGCATTTATCTCGGCGGTTCCAAACCGTGGCTCCTGATCTCCGAGGATATGGCAAGAGTCTGGCGAGTAATGACTTTGATATGACCGATCACATGCTCGATTTGGAAGCGCTTTTAGACCGATTGAGTATCGAGCGGTGCTTGGTTCTGGGATGGTCTTTGGGAGGGATATTAGCGATTGAGCTAGCGCTGAGGCTGCCGGCGCGAGTCACCGGCCTGATTTTAGTGGCCACCGCCGCACGGCCTAGGGGCAGCCATCCGCCGATTACCTGGCAAGATTTGCTCTACACTGGAGTGGCTGGGATCGTGAACCGGGCTAGTCCAGGCTGGCAGTGGAATATTGACACTTTTGGCAAGCGCTCGTTATTCCGTTATCTGATACAGCAACACACAGCCACTGCTTACCAACACATTGCCGATGAAGGACTGCCGGCGTATTTGCAAACGTCTGGTGCGGCAAGACGGGCACTTGAGAAAGCGCTGCAATCCGGTTACAACCGGCTTGACGTTTTGCCCCAGATTCAATGCCCAAGTTTAGTTCTCGCTGCAGCAGCAGATCGCCACATTACCCCTGAGTCGAGTTTAGAAACCGCTCAACTTCTGCAGAACTGCCAATCTCATTGCTACCCCAATACAGCTCACCTGTTCCCTTGGGAAATTCCAGACCAAGTTCTAGCCGACATCGACGGCTGGATGGCTCTACATCCACAAATGGTAGCAACAGATGTATGA
- a CDS encoding transglutaminase TgpA family protein translates to MSTSSGIRQLRNTPLLGNLWRRLQAVPAPVAEDSILLRVLVQALVIVGIVATDIAAETQLSLWAVPLSIAGATWSWYRRRRPNVPIKFLIAIGMLVALALFFQGLFASAINATNDTRLVLAQLLIQLQVLHSFDLPRRKDLGYSMVIGLILLGVAGTISETLAFGPLLLVFLALALPTLVLDYRSRLGLNPGKSKQAAVKRKPKETRKLFTFYLLLFTLIVGLGLGIFALLPRFPGYQLRTFPVSAPINVEGEFDSSRIFNPRSGKAGNEGTGQGIGSGPGQVDENFYSGFNTEMNLNLRGEMKPQVVMRLRSQAQGFLRVLAFDRYTGQGWQISRNETTQKVNRPSWTYQFFLNVLPTANRVEEVIQTYTVISDMPNLIPVLSQPRQIYFPTQEIAVDTEGGLRAPVGLGEGLTYSVISQVPYRNRAVLSKVKPLSPNSRNYKDIRNYYLQVPPKIASKVKQRTEELLALSPQPIISPYEKALYLAQAVKQRYAIEPNLPFFEEDEDMVEAFLFKYQGGYPDHFSTVLAVMLRSIGIPARLVAGYAPGEFNPFTGFYIVRNTDAYAMTEVYFPNHGWFAFDPIPGHELIPPSIEENQTFSVLRQFWNWVAGWLPSPVAGFLNTLFGGLIGWLLATVAWLWGVFSQGWGGLFMGLLFAICLGFLGWLGWNQWRAWRYRRWLAKLPPMERLYQQMLGWLSTQGFRKHPAQTPLEYAHESQQHHSGGLAQTIEEITHAYVSWRYGGQTANVNDLRERLQALKKKPVRKAFKS, encoded by the coding sequence ATGTCTACCTCGTCAGGGATTCGGCAGCTGCGAAATACTCCGTTGTTGGGCAATCTGTGGCGGCGTCTTCAGGCTGTGCCGGCACCAGTAGCAGAGGACTCTATCTTGCTGCGGGTGTTGGTTCAAGCGCTTGTTATTGTTGGGATTGTGGCCACCGATATTGCCGCTGAGACTCAGTTGAGTCTGTGGGCGGTGCCATTGAGCATTGCGGGTGCCACTTGGAGTTGGTACCGGCGACGCCGGCCTAATGTGCCGATTAAGTTCTTAATTGCGATCGGAATGCTCGTGGCTTTGGCGCTGTTCTTTCAGGGTCTATTTGCCTCGGCCATTAACGCAACGAATGATACGCGCTTGGTGTTGGCTCAGTTGCTCATTCAACTACAGGTACTTCATAGCTTCGACCTGCCACGCCGCAAGGATTTGGGCTATTCAATGGTGATTGGGCTAATTCTGTTAGGGGTTGCCGGCACCATCTCTGAAACGTTAGCGTTCGGGCCACTCTTGCTGGTTTTTTTAGCGCTAGCTCTGCCCACTTTAGTCCTTGATTACCGTTCGCGGTTGGGGTTGAACCCAGGCAAAAGCAAACAGGCAGCCGTCAAAAGAAAGCCAAAAGAAACTCGAAAACTTTTTACGTTTTACCTTTTACTTTTTACTTTAATTGTTGGGCTGGGTTTGGGAATTTTCGCCTTGCTACCCCGCTTTCCCGGTTACCAGTTGCGGACATTTCCGGTGAGTGCCCCGATAAATGTTGAGGGTGAATTTGATAGCAGCCGCATTTTCAATCCGCGTTCTGGAAAAGCGGGAAATGAAGGCACTGGACAAGGGATAGGCAGCGGGCCAGGACAGGTCGATGAGAACTTTTACTCTGGCTTTAACACGGAGATGAACCTAAACCTGCGGGGTGAGATGAAACCCCAAGTGGTGATGAGGCTGCGATCTCAAGCGCAGGGATTTTTGCGAGTGCTAGCGTTCGACCGATACACCGGCCAAGGTTGGCAAATTTCCCGCAATGAGACAACGCAGAAGGTGAATCGACCCTCTTGGACTTATCAATTTTTTCTGAATGTGCTGCCTACGGCTAATCGCGTTGAGGAGGTAATTCAAACTTATACCGTTATCTCGGATATGCCTAACCTGATTCCGGTTCTGTCCCAACCCCGGCAGATTTACTTTCCCACACAGGAAATAGCGGTGGATACAGAAGGAGGTCTACGAGCGCCGGTTGGATTAGGCGAGGGACTAACCTACAGTGTGATTTCGCAAGTGCCCTACCGCAACCGTGCGGTGTTGAGCAAAGTAAAGCCCCTTTCTCCTAATAGCCGTAACTACAAGGACATCCGAAATTATTACCTACAGGTTCCTCCTAAAATTGCTAGTAAGGTCAAGCAACGCACTGAGGAATTGTTAGCCCTGTCGCCACAACCAATTATTTCTCCTTATGAAAAAGCGCTTTATCTCGCCCAAGCGGTAAAGCAACGCTATGCGATTGAGCCAAATCTACCGTTTTTCGAGGAAGATGAAGACATGGTGGAAGCTTTCTTGTTTAAATATCAAGGAGGCTATCCGGACCACTTCTCTACAGTTCTCGCGGTGATGCTGCGTTCAATAGGCATTCCGGCGCGACTGGTGGCCGGTTATGCCCCTGGAGAGTTTAATCCCTTCACCGGCTTCTATATCGTCCGCAACACGGATGCCTACGCGATGACGGAGGTATATTTCCCCAATCACGGCTGGTTTGCTTTTGATCCGATCCCCGGTCATGAATTGATTCCACCTTCGATTGAAGAAAACCAAACGTTTAGTGTGTTGCGTCAGTTCTGGAATTGGGTTGCCGGCTGGCTACCTTCGCCAGTGGCTGGTTTTTTAAACACGTTGTTCGGTGGATTGATCGGCTGGCTACTTGCAACAGTTGCTTGGTTGTGGGGGGTCTTTTCTCAAGGCTGGGGCGGTTTATTTATGGGCCTGCTTTTTGCGATTTGCCTGGGCTTTTTAGGCTGGTTAGGTTGGAACCAGTGGCGAGCATGGCGATATCGGCGATGGCTGGCTAAGTTGCCTCCGATGGAACGTCTTTATCAGCAAATGCTCGGTTGGTTATCGACCCAAGGATTCCGCAAGCACCCAGCTCAAACGCCTTTAGAATATGCCCACGAGTCGCAGCAGCACCATTCTGGCGGGTTGGCCCAGACAATTGAGGAAATTACACACGCTTATGTCAGTTGGCGTTATGGGGGTCAAACTGCAAACGTCAATGACTTGCGCGAACGTTTGCAAGCGTTGAAAAAGAAGCCGGTGCGTAAAGCTTTTAAATCCTAA
- the murI gene encoding glutamate racemase — protein sequence MNSSFSPKSLNPSSFTGEPQRDRIGIFDSGVGGLTVLRELYRQLPHESILYFGDTARLPYGTRSQAEIVQFVREILTWMMEQGVKMVIMACNTSSALALEAVRSEFPLPILGVILPGARAAVQQGRRIGVIATPATAASNAYRRAILEMDAEARVWQVGCPEFVPLIEQGRIDDPYTYEVAREYLAPLMQQQIDTLIYGCTHYPHLAPVLRQILPPSVQLVDPAVWVVIAAAQELEVLGLRDNQPPLPTRFTVSGCPQQFAQLSVQWLGFTPAVEKVSLPAVFYQPVPLESAE from the coding sequence ATGAATTCATCCTTCTCTCCCAAATCCCTCAATCCTTCATCCTTCACTGGAGAACCCCAGCGCGACAGAATTGGAATTTTTGACAGCGGTGTGGGTGGCCTCACTGTTTTGAGGGAACTCTACCGGCAGCTTCCCCATGAATCTATCCTGTATTTTGGGGATACGGCACGTTTGCCCTACGGAACTCGCTCACAAGCCGAAATTGTGCAGTTCGTGCGTGAGATTCTCACCTGGATGATGGAACAGGGCGTGAAAATGGTGATCATGGCCTGCAACACCAGTTCAGCTCTTGCCTTGGAAGCTGTGCGATCTGAATTTCCCCTGCCTATTTTGGGCGTGATTCTTCCAGGTGCTCGCGCTGCTGTTCAGCAAGGGCGGCGAATTGGGGTGATCGCCACGCCGGCAACGGCTGCTAGCAATGCCTACCGCCGCGCCATTTTAGAAATGGACGCCGAGGCTAGGGTTTGGCAAGTGGGCTGTCCGGAGTTTGTGCCCCTGATCGAGCAAGGGCGGATCGACGACCCCTATACTTACGAAGTGGCGCGGGAATACCTGGCACCGCTGATGCAGCAGCAGATTGACACCCTGATCTATGGCTGCACCCATTATCCTCACTTAGCGCCGGTGTTGCGCCAGATATTGCCCCCCTCGGTGCAGTTGGTCGATCCGGCTGTGTGGGTGGTGATAGCAGCCGCCCAGGAATTGGAAGTGCTGGGTTTGCGGGACAACCAGCCCCCCTTGCCCACGCGGTTTACGGTGAGTGGGTGCCCGCAACAGTTTGCCCAACTGTCTGTGCAGTGGTTGGGTTTCACACCGGCTGTCGAAAAGGTGTCTTTGCCGGCAGTTTTCTACCAGCCTGTGCCTTTAGAATCTGCTGAATAA
- the hetZ gene encoding heterocyst differentiation protein HetZ produces MEAIFQLLFSELKQSTRASEHNCRDVAMRIGEEVTRICDQSQRIQASGEVEVWATTLARHRLQQCLNYYAVGSRQGRVELHSTLSAIVYRYITPPQAQAGYQARLTLIEDFLQGFYLESLNAFRREAQLSATYSPKTLLELSEYMAFVERYGKRRIPLRGGRSQQLIILRAQTFSQQQPLETSVDMEQAAEGAGVESDQTWNDTSVQQVRELMVAKEPEPMVEDLRQEVIKELMAYLEENQRSDCADYFALRLQDLTTHEIESILGLTPRQRDYLQQRFKYHLIRFALRHRWELVHQWLEADLEKNLGLVPQQWQELHEKIGQENSELLRLKQKGKADTEIAQILGCTVNQVQKRWFKLLEQAWEIRNRLVSGEGTSTNE; encoded by the coding sequence GTGGAAGCAATATTTCAGCTGCTGTTTAGTGAACTCAAACAGTCCACTCGTGCATCTGAGCACAACTGCCGAGATGTGGCAATGCGGATCGGCGAAGAAGTCACTCGGATCTGCGACCAAAGCCAGCGCATTCAGGCATCCGGAGAAGTAGAAGTCTGGGCGACAACTTTGGCTCGGCATCGCTTACAGCAATGTCTTAACTATTACGCCGTGGGGTCGCGTCAAGGACGAGTAGAATTACACAGCACCCTCAGTGCCATTGTCTATCGTTACATCACGCCTCCCCAAGCACAAGCCGGCTATCAAGCGCGGCTAACCCTGATAGAAGATTTTTTGCAGGGATTTTATCTGGAATCCTTAAATGCCTTTCGGCGGGAGGCGCAGCTCAGTGCGACTTACAGCCCCAAAACGCTGTTAGAACTCTCCGAATATATGGCCTTCGTGGAACGCTATGGCAAGCGGCGCATTCCTTTGCGTGGGGGACGCAGCCAGCAGCTGATTATTCTGCGGGCGCAAACATTTTCGCAACAGCAGCCCCTAGAAACCTCTGTAGACATGGAGCAGGCAGCAGAGGGAGCCGGTGTCGAGTCAGATCAGACGTGGAACGACACCTCTGTACAGCAAGTACGGGAGCTGATGGTTGCTAAAGAACCTGAACCGATGGTTGAGGATCTGCGCCAAGAGGTCATTAAAGAATTAATGGCTTATCTGGAAGAAAATCAGCGAAGCGACTGTGCGGATTACTTTGCGCTGCGCTTGCAAGATTTAACGACCCACGAAATTGAGTCTATTCTGGGTTTGACACCTAGACAGCGCGATTACTTACAGCAGCGTTTCAAATACCATCTCATTCGGTTTGCACTTCGCCATCGTTGGGAACTCGTGCATCAGTGGCTGGAAGCGGATTTAGAGAAAAACCTAGGGCTTGTGCCGCAGCAGTGGCAAGAGTTGCACGAAAAAATTGGTCAAGAAAATTCTGAACTGCTACGGTTAAAACAAAAGGGAAAAGCTGATACGGAAATCGCACAAATCTTGGGTTGTACAGTTAACCAAGTGCAGAAACGGTGGTTTAAGCTGCTGGAGCAAGCCTGGGAAATTCGCAATCGTTTAGTGTCCGGAGAGGGTACATCTACTAATGAATAG
- the sds gene encoding solanesyl diphosphate synthase, producing MTSATSLFSPVEADLRVLTENLKQLVSARHPILFAAAEHLFGATGKRVRPAIVLLISRATMQELDITPRHRRLAEITEMIHTASLVHDDVVDESEVRRGIPTVHSSFGNRVAVLAGDFLFAQSSWYLANLDNLAVVKLLSEVIMDLAEGEIQQGLNRFDTDFSIEAYLEKSYYKTASLIANSSKAAGLLSEVSEELAEDLYSYGRHIGLAFQIVDDILDFTGSTEALGKPAASDLKSGNLTAPVLFALEEKPYLEALIEREFSQAGDIEQALAYIKESTGIDRSRELAAHHAQLAVQHITKLPPSEPRQTLINLADYVLSRLY from the coding sequence ATGACCTCAGCCACCTCCCTATTTTCCCCCGTTGAAGCAGACCTGCGGGTGCTGACAGAGAACTTAAAACAACTCGTCAGTGCTCGTCATCCGATCTTGTTCGCTGCGGCAGAACACCTATTCGGTGCCACGGGAAAGCGAGTGAGGCCAGCAATTGTCCTGCTGATCTCGCGAGCAACAATGCAGGAGCTCGACATCACCCCCCGTCACCGCCGGCTGGCAGAAATTACGGAAATGATCCACACGGCAAGCTTGGTACACGACGATGTGGTGGACGAGTCAGAAGTCCGTCGGGGAATTCCCACCGTTCACAGCAGCTTTGGTAATCGAGTGGCTGTGCTGGCAGGCGATTTCTTATTTGCCCAGTCTTCCTGGTATTTGGCCAATTTAGATAACTTAGCGGTTGTCAAACTTCTGTCCGAAGTGATTATGGATTTGGCAGAAGGAGAAATTCAGCAAGGACTGAACCGTTTTGACACTGACTTTTCAATAGAAGCTTACTTAGAAAAGAGCTACTACAAAACAGCTTCTTTGATCGCCAACAGTTCTAAAGCAGCCGGTTTACTCAGTGAAGTTTCGGAAGAACTAGCAGAAGATTTGTACAGCTATGGACGTCATATCGGTCTGGCTTTCCAGATTGTGGATGATATCTTAGACTTTACGGGTTCTACAGAAGCACTAGGCAAGCCGGCAGCGTCCGATCTAAAAAGTGGAAATCTGACAGCGCCGGTGTTATTCGCCCTGGAAGAAAAGCCTTACTTAGAAGCCCTAATCGAGCGAGAATTTTCCCAAGCAGGAGATATAGAACAAGCCCTCGCTTACATTAAAGAAAGTACCGGCATTGATCGCTCCCGCGAATTAGCTGCACACCACGCTCAGCTAGCAGTGCAGCACATAACCAAGTTACCGCCATCAGAGCCGCGTCAAACTTTAATTAACCTAGCCGACTACGTTTTAAGCCGGCTTTATTAG
- a CDS encoding DUF1816 domain-containing protein, with amino-acid sequence MNLAKQIEDIFTVCLEKLELAWWVEIITFQPACTYYFGPFITAKDAELSQNGYIEDLEHEKAQGIAVKIKQCQPITLTICQD; translated from the coding sequence ATGAATTTAGCCAAACAAATCGAAGACATTTTTACTGTTTGCTTAGAAAAATTAGAATTAGCTTGGTGGGTAGAAATTATTACTTTTCAGCCGGCCTGCACCTACTACTTTGGCCCTTTCATCACGGCCAAAGATGCTGAACTCTCTCAAAACGGTTACATAGAAGATTTAGAACACGAGAAAGCCCAAGGAATTGCCGTTAAAATTAAGCAGTGCCAGCCAATAACCCTAACGATTTGCCAGGACTAA
- a CDS encoding DUF1816 domain-containing protein, whose protein sequence is MKELMISLLNLLGWAFWVEVVTETPRCTYYFGPFMTKKEAESAQAGYMEDLLQEGAQGITLKTKRCKPLYLTVYDEMGEMRDRKRNIPVFSSQP, encoded by the coding sequence ATGAAAGAATTGATGATTAGCTTGCTTAACCTCTTAGGTTGGGCTTTCTGGGTTGAGGTCGTTACCGAAACCCCCCGGTGTACCTACTACTTTGGCCCTTTCATGACAAAGAAAGAAGCTGAATCTGCTCAGGCAGGATACATGGAAGATTTGCTCCAAGAAGGCGCTCAGGGCATTACCCTCAAAACTAAGCGGTGTAAGCCCCTCTATCTCACTGTCTATGACGAAATGGGGGAGATGCGTGACCGCAAGCGCAACATCCCTGTTTTTAGCAGTCAACCTTAG